One segment of Brassica napus cultivar Da-Ae chromosome C3, Da-Ae, whole genome shotgun sequence DNA contains the following:
- the LOC106439750 gene encoding probable disease resistance protein At1g59620 has protein sequence MAETLLSFGVQKLWELLVRESDRFKEVNEQLTVLKSDVNLLRSFLKDVDAKKHASSVVRNCVEEIKEIVFDAEDVIETFLLKKELGRTSGIRKRMRRLAFTIADRRELVSQMEGISKRISKVIRNMQSFGVQQRIVDGSGYSDTIQEKQREMRHTFPSDNESHLVGLEEKVKELVGYLVEEESIQVVSICGMGGIGKTTLARQVFSHEMVKKHFDGVVWVCVSQQFTRKYVWQTIFQRFSSNHDEHRGSDMTEDELQDKLFRLLETSKSLIVLDDMWREDDWDNIKHVFPPTKGWKVLFTSRNENVALRADTECVTFKLKCLTPKKSWTLFRRIAFPRKDTSEFKVDVDMLEMGKKMIKHCGGLPLAVKVLGGLLAAQPTLSEWKRVYENIGSDLAGRTSFNDGYCNSVHSVLSLSFEELPTFLKHYFLYLVHFPRDYQISVENLSYYWAAEGIPRPSYSEGATIEEVAEGYIADLVKRNMVISEKNASTSKFETCHLHDMMREVCLLKTEEENFLQIVHGSSSTAYSKSYRKSRRLAVHRPDETFSMEKEVNSPSLRSLLFIWGSNWKASGLFFERLQLMRVLDLSRAHFEGGKIPSSIGKLIHLRYLSLYKAHVSRLPSSMRNLKQLVYLNLCLYARYPLYVPNIFKGMQELRYLSLPSGRMHDKTKLELGNLINLETLKFFSTKHSSVTDLHCMTRLRNLLIIFNEEGCTMETLSSSLSKLRHLESLSIDYNHFKVFAPTDDEKGFVLGCIHLKKLELCVYMPGLPDEKHLPSHLTTISLTGCRLKEDPMLILEKLSHLKEVDLGKRSFCGKRMVCSRGGFPQLQMLLFLGLHEWEEWIVEEGSMPLLHTLDVSYSAKLKEVPNGIQFLTSLKDLCMGEEWKKRLSEGGEDYYKVQHVISVRFGGKG, from the exons TTTCGACGCTGAGGATGTAATCGAAACGTTTCTTCTAAAGAAAGAACTTGGACGAACAAGTGGCATCAGGAAGCGCATGAGAAGACTTGCTTTCACCATAGCGGATCGCAGGGAACTTGTGTCTCAGATGGAAGGCATAAGTAAGAGAATCTCCAAGGTGATCCGAAACATGCAAAGTTTTGGGGTGCAACAGAGGATTGTTGATGGCAGCGGGTATTCAGACACTATCCAAGAAAAACAAAGGGAGATGAGACATACTTTTCCTAGCGACAACGAAAGCCATCTTGTGGGTTTGGAGGAAAAGGTGAAGGAATTGGTTGGCTATTTGGTAGAAGAAGAGAGCATTCAAGTGGTTTCTATATGTGGGATGGGCGGTATTGGCAAAACTACCCTGGCTCGCCAAGTTTTTAGTCATGAGATGGTTAAGAAACATTTTGATGGAGTTGTGTGGGTTTGTGTGTCACAACAGTTTACACGAAAATATGTGTGGCAGACTATCTTTCAGAGGTTTAGTTCCAATCACGATGAACACAGAGGGTCAGATATGACTGAAGATGAGCTTCAAGACAAACTTTTTCGACTACTCGAAACTAGCAAATCTTTGATTGTCCTGGATGATATGTGGAGAGAAGATGATTGGGACAATATAAAGCATGTGTTTCCACCAACTAAAG GATGGAAGGTTTTATTTACTTCTCGCAACGAGAATGTTGCACTACGCGCAGATACAGAATGCGTAACTTTCAAACTAAAGTGCTTAACCCCCAAAAAAAGTTGGACACTTTTTCGGAGGATAGCTTTTCCTAGGAAAGACACATCAG AGTTTAAGGTTGATGTAGACATGTTAGAGATGGGcaagaaaatgataaaacatTGTGGAGGACTACCATTGGCTGTCAAAGTGTTAGGAGGCTTGTTAGCTGCCCAACCCACTTTAAGTGAATGGAAAAGGGTTTATGAGAATATTGGATCCGACTTGGCAGGAAGAACTAGTTTTAATGATGGATATTGCAATTCAGTTCATAGTGTACTGTCTCTAAGCTTCGAAGAGTTGCCTACTTTTTTGAAACATTACTTTCTCTACCTCGTCCATTTTCCCAGAGATTATCAAATCAGTGTGGAGAATTTATCCTATTATTGGGCTGCAGAAGGAATACCAAGGCCGAGTTATTCCGAGGGAGCGACAATTGAAGAAGTCGCAGAGGGGTACATAGCAGACTTGGTGAAGAGAAACATGGTTATTTCTGAAAAAAATGCTTCTACTTCAAAATTTGAAACATGTCACTTGCATGACATGATGAGAGAAGTTTGTCTGCTTAAAACTGAAGAAGAGAACTTCCTACAAATTGTTCACGGTTCATCGTCAACTGCATACTCTAAATCTTATCGTAAATCTCGCAGACTCGCTGTACATCGTCCTGATGAAACATTTAGTATGGAGAAGGAAGTGAATAGTCCAAGCCTTAGGTCTCTCTTGTTTATTTGGGGTTCAAACTGGAAGGCATCAGGTTTATTCTTTGAAAGGCTACAATTGATGAGGGTTTTGGATCTCTCTAGAGCGCATTTTGAAGGAGGGAAGATACCATCTAGCATTGGAAAGCTCATCCATTTAAGATATCTAAGTTTATATAAAGCGCATGTATCTCGTCTACCTTCTTCAATGCGGAATCTGAAGCAGCTGGTCTATTTAAACTTATGCTTATATGCGAGATATCCACTTTATGTGCCAAACATTTTTAAAGGGATGCAAGAATTGAGATACCTTTCATTACCTTCAGGGAGAATGCATGATAAGACAAAGTTGGAATTAGGTAACCTAATCAACTTGGAGACGTTGAAGTTCTTCTCAACAAAGCATAGCAGTGTGACGGATCTTCACTGTATGACAAGGCTAAGGAATCTCTTAATCATATTCAACGAAGAGGGGTGTACTATGGAAACGCTATCTTCGTCTCTAAGTAAACTGAGACATCTGGAAAGTCTTAGCATAGATTACAATCATTTCAAGGTTTTTGCTCCCACAGATGATGAAAAAGGATTTGTTTTGGGTTGTATCCATCTAAAAAAGCTGGAGTTGTGTGTATACATGCCAGGGTTACCTGATGAGAAGCACCTTCCTTCTCACCTTACAACCATATCTCTAACTGGTTGTCGTTTGAAAGAGGATCCAATGCTGATTCTAGAGAAGTTGTCACACTTGAAAGAGGTTGATTTAGGGAAAAGATCATTCTGTGGGAAGAGAATGGTTTGCTCGAGGGGTGGGTTTCCTCAGTTGCAGATGCTATTATTTCTTGGATTACATGAGTGGGAAGAGTGGATAGTAGAAGAAGGTTCAATGCCCCTTCTTCATACTCTCGATGTTAGTTATTCTGCAAAATTAAAAGAGGTTCCTAATGGGATACAATTTCTCACTTCTTTAAAAGATCTGTGTATGGGAGAGGAATGGAAGAAGAGACTATCAGAAGGAGGAGAAGATTATTACAAAGTCCAACACGTCATTTCTGTTCGGTTTGGAGGGAAAGGTTGA